One genomic region from Spirosoma sp. KCTC 42546 encodes:
- the topA gene encoding type I DNA topoisomerase, whose protein sequence is MSKNLVIVESPAKAKTIEGYLGKDFTVKSSFGHVRDLPKDGLAVDVTNGFQPSYEISPDKKKLVSELKALAKAADEVWLATDDDREGEAISWHLKEALGLRDNTKRIVFREITKNAIQNAIKSPRTIDVDLVNAQQARRVLDRLVGYELSPVLWRKIKGGSTGLSAGRVQSVALRLVVEREREIDKHSAKSSFKVTAQFIVDGSKVLNAELPKNFATSGQARAFLEACIGATFTIKNLEVKPAKKSPAPPFTTSTLQQESSRKLSYSVDRTMRIAQNLYEAGKISYMRTDSTNLSTEAIDKAVAEIGSEFGEKYIQTRQFKTKNESAQEAHEAIRPTNFNDRNAGADRDQKRLYELIWKRAIASQMADAQLERTTVTIGIKFANGTTTTFQTHIDDSPFVDTPPAASGQSFPNELVAQGEVIKFDGFLRVYLESKDDEDDEDAKGMLPPLTIGQGLNLGQMKATEKFTRPQPRYAEASLVKKLEEMGIGRPSTYAPTISTIVNRGYVVKQDKPGQERKYTEYTLQQNKISETSGKETFGSEKAKLFPTNTGIVVNDFLVEYFPDIVDYQFTATVEKEFDEIADGKMNWKTMLEGFYGDFHKNIEDIQGSSIVSFKTGAKDLGLDPRTGKKVSARLGKYGAYAQIGESTDDEKPQYANLRDGQLIETITLQDALDLFTLPREVGFFEDKPMTIGIGKFGPYVKHDDKYVSLTKEDDPYSIDADRAVQLIQQKRAEAVSEAIGEYEGKPVTTGKGRFGPYVKYEDKYISIPRNESLASMTLDRAIELILAKRQAEANKYIKEFPENPAVKVVNGQYGPYLAVGKRNVKIPKDVDPASLTLEDCLKLAGDEPAPAKKAAPAKAKATATTAKKPAAKAPAKKAAAKK, encoded by the coding sequence ATGTCGAAAAACTTAGTCATAGTGGAGTCGCCAGCGAAGGCGAAAACCATTGAAGGCTATCTTGGTAAGGACTTTACAGTGAAGTCAAGCTTTGGTCACGTACGCGATTTGCCCAAAGATGGGCTGGCTGTGGACGTCACGAATGGGTTCCAGCCATCTTACGAAATTTCGCCCGATAAAAAGAAATTAGTTAGTGAATTAAAGGCGCTCGCTAAAGCTGCGGATGAAGTTTGGCTGGCGACTGATGATGACCGCGAAGGGGAAGCTATTTCGTGGCACCTTAAGGAAGCCCTCGGCCTGCGCGACAATACCAAGCGGATCGTATTCCGGGAAATTACCAAAAACGCGATCCAGAATGCCATTAAATCGCCCCGCACCATTGATGTTGATTTAGTGAATGCCCAACAGGCCCGACGCGTACTCGACCGGTTGGTTGGTTATGAACTGTCGCCGGTATTGTGGCGTAAGATCAAAGGTGGGAGTACAGGACTATCGGCAGGACGGGTTCAATCCGTGGCCTTGCGACTGGTTGTAGAGCGCGAACGCGAGATCGATAAGCACTCCGCCAAATCGTCTTTTAAGGTTACGGCCCAGTTTATCGTGGATGGCAGCAAAGTCCTGAATGCCGAACTGCCCAAAAACTTTGCAACCTCCGGTCAGGCACGGGCCTTTCTGGAAGCCTGTATCGGAGCAACATTTACGATCAAAAATTTAGAGGTTAAACCCGCTAAGAAATCACCCGCGCCACCGTTTACGACCTCGACCCTGCAACAGGAGTCGTCGCGTAAACTGAGCTATTCGGTTGATCGGACTATGCGGATTGCCCAGAACCTGTACGAAGCGGGTAAGATTTCGTACATGCGGACGGACTCGACGAACCTCTCAACCGAAGCTATCGATAAGGCTGTCGCTGAGATCGGTTCGGAGTTTGGTGAGAAATATATACAAACGCGCCAGTTCAAGACGAAGAATGAATCGGCGCAGGAAGCACACGAAGCCATCCGTCCGACGAATTTCAATGATCGGAATGCCGGAGCCGACCGTGATCAGAAACGCCTGTATGAGCTGATCTGGAAACGGGCAATAGCTTCGCAAATGGCTGATGCCCAACTCGAACGAACAACGGTAACCATCGGGATTAAATTCGCCAATGGAACGACGACGACATTCCAGACGCATATTGACGATAGCCCCTTTGTCGATACGCCACCAGCCGCTTCGGGCCAGAGCTTTCCAAATGAGCTGGTTGCTCAGGGGGAAGTCATCAAATTCGATGGGTTCCTGCGTGTTTACCTCGAATCGAAAGACGATGAGGATGATGAAGATGCGAAGGGAATGCTTCCTCCGCTGACCATCGGGCAAGGCCTGAATCTCGGACAGATGAAAGCTACCGAGAAGTTTACGCGTCCACAGCCTCGCTATGCGGAAGCCTCGCTGGTGAAAAAACTGGAAGAAATGGGCATCGGTCGCCCGTCTACGTATGCGCCGACCATTTCGACCATCGTGAACCGCGGCTACGTCGTTAAGCAGGACAAACCCGGTCAGGAACGGAAATATACAGAGTACACTCTCCAGCAAAATAAGATCAGCGAAACCAGCGGGAAGGAAACCTTCGGCTCCGAAAAAGCCAAGCTGTTCCCAACCAATACAGGCATTGTGGTCAATGACTTCCTGGTTGAATATTTTCCGGACATTGTCGATTATCAGTTCACGGCAACGGTTGAGAAGGAGTTTGACGAGATTGCCGATGGCAAAATGAACTGGAAGACCATGCTGGAAGGCTTCTACGGTGATTTCCATAAAAACATCGAAGATATTCAGGGCTCGTCGATCGTTTCGTTCAAGACAGGTGCCAAAGACCTGGGACTCGATCCGCGAACCGGTAAAAAAGTGTCGGCACGGCTGGGGAAATACGGAGCCTATGCGCAAATCGGCGAATCGACCGACGATGAGAAACCACAATACGCGAACCTGCGCGATGGTCAACTGATTGAAACCATCACCTTGCAGGATGCGCTGGATTTGTTCACGTTGCCTCGTGAGGTTGGTTTCTTTGAAGACAAACCCATGACCATCGGCATCGGCAAATTTGGCCCGTATGTAAAGCATGATGACAAATACGTATCACTCACAAAAGAAGACGATCCGTATTCGATTGACGCCGACCGTGCCGTTCAGCTTATCCAGCAGAAGCGTGCCGAAGCCGTTAGTGAGGCCATAGGAGAATACGAAGGTAAGCCTGTTACGACCGGTAAAGGGCGTTTTGGCCCGTATGTGAAGTACGAAGACAAGTACATCTCCATTCCGCGGAATGAATCGCTGGCGAGTATGACACTGGATCGGGCTATAGAACTGATTCTGGCCAAGCGACAAGCCGAAGCGAATAAATACATCAAAGAATTTCCGGAGAATCCGGCGGTCAAAGTTGTCAATGGTCAATACGGGCCGTATCTGGCGGTTGGCAAGCGAAACGTCAAAATTCCGAAAGACGTTGACCCCGCATCTTTAACGCTCGAAGATTGCCTGAAACTGGCGGGCGACGAACCGGCACCTGCGAAAAAGGCAGCTCCGGCCAAAGCCAAGGCGACAGCAACAACTGCCAAGAAGCCAGCGGCCAAAGCACCCGCCAAGAAAGCAGCCGCGAAAAAGTAA
- a CDS encoding family 20 glycosylhydrolase: MKHLLICLLLSFPIFAQTPDNQYNLIPFPARFSGQNGQFTVSPSTRIVIAPATDASVKAVAQLFASQVKTVNGLALSVAPTSPALAKAPHIFFTLNKKLVLGDEGYKLTVTPTKVLAEAATTKGLFYAAQTMRQLLPAGKSATAAMPACAITDKPRYGYRGLMLDAGRYFMPVPFVKKFIDLMAMHKQNTFHWHLTEDQGWRIEIKKYPKLTQVGSKRAESIVGQYSENYPQKFDGKPSGGFYTQEEIKDVVRYAQSRFVTIVPEIEMPGHAQAALASYPELGCDPAKGYQVATKWGVSEEVYCPSEKTFTFLQDVLTEVIALFPGKYIHIGGDECPKTAWKNSAFCQDLMRKNNLKDEHELQSYFIRRIEKFLNSKGRSIIGWDEILEGGLAPNATVMSWRGTAGGIAAAKQKHNVVMSPNGTCYLDYYQGNPATEPLAIGGYLPLDQVYAYEPMPAELTADEQKYIVGVQGNVWTEYLPTPEAVEYSTFPRAIALAEIGWMQQGPHNFEDFAQRLKNHLPKLDVIPVNYAKRLFDISATTQANEQGQIQVRLSKLDSDSRIFYTTNGKEPNEKSTEYIGPITLTKTTTIRAMTQTGGTPTGGRLTQTFTLHKGKNKPYTYTIASDLNSDPKTTKLTDGVRGETPRDRRQWASFSGDMDVMVDLGDVTSVTKVSLNFLKIIMSSSFPPASVDIAISKDGKDFKEAISQPVTYDLNGPWDILPVVADFKTARARYVRVRAKNAGICPAGHPNAGGKTWFATDEIVVE; the protein is encoded by the coding sequence ATGAAACATCTGCTTATTTGTTTGCTACTTTCTTTTCCAATCTTTGCTCAAACCCCCGACAATCAATATAATCTGATTCCATTCCCTGCTCGTTTTTCCGGGCAAAACGGTCAATTTACAGTCTCTCCGAGTACACGTATTGTAATCGCCCCGGCTACGGATGCCAGCGTTAAGGCGGTGGCTCAACTATTTGCCAGTCAGGTAAAAACGGTGAATGGTTTGGCGCTATCTGTTGCGCCAACCAGTCCTGCACTAGCGAAAGCCCCCCACATTTTTTTTACGCTCAATAAAAAGTTGGTTCTGGGCGATGAAGGCTATAAACTGACCGTTACGCCGACGAAAGTGCTTGCCGAAGCGGCCACGACCAAAGGCCTGTTTTATGCGGCTCAAACCATGCGGCAATTATTGCCAGCGGGCAAATCGGCCACGGCGGCCATGCCTGCCTGTGCCATAACCGATAAACCCCGCTATGGTTATCGGGGACTAATGCTCGATGCCGGTCGCTATTTCATGCCGGTGCCGTTCGTCAAGAAATTCATCGACCTGATGGCGATGCACAAGCAAAATACGTTTCACTGGCATCTGACCGAAGATCAGGGGTGGCGGATCGAAATCAAAAAGTACCCGAAACTAACGCAGGTTGGCAGCAAACGGGCCGAATCGATCGTTGGTCAGTATAGCGAGAATTATCCCCAGAAATTCGATGGAAAACCATCGGGTGGATTTTATACGCAGGAAGAAATTAAGGACGTAGTGCGCTATGCCCAAAGCCGGTTTGTAACGATCGTTCCTGAAATCGAAATGCCTGGCCATGCGCAGGCAGCCCTGGCTTCGTATCCGGAATTAGGTTGTGACCCTGCCAAAGGCTATCAGGTAGCCACTAAATGGGGCGTTTCGGAAGAAGTGTACTGCCCGTCGGAGAAGACGTTTACCTTTTTGCAGGATGTACTGACCGAAGTAATTGCCTTATTTCCTGGGAAGTACATTCATATCGGTGGCGATGAATGCCCGAAAACGGCCTGGAAAAACAGCGCGTTCTGCCAGGATCTGATGAGGAAAAACAACCTGAAAGACGAGCATGAACTGCAAAGCTATTTCATCCGGCGTATCGAGAAATTCCTGAACAGCAAAGGCCGTTCTATCATTGGTTGGGATGAAATTCTGGAAGGCGGACTCGCACCCAACGCAACCGTCATGAGCTGGCGTGGTACGGCGGGTGGCATTGCGGCAGCTAAACAAAAGCATAACGTAGTGATGTCGCCAAACGGCACCTGTTACCTCGATTATTACCAGGGAAATCCGGCCACCGAACCACTGGCGATCGGCGGTTACCTGCCACTGGATCAGGTCTATGCCTACGAACCCATGCCCGCCGAATTGACCGCCGATGAACAGAAATACATTGTGGGGGTTCAGGGGAATGTCTGGACAGAATACCTGCCCACACCGGAAGCGGTTGAATATTCCACCTTCCCGAGAGCGATTGCGCTGGCCGAAATTGGCTGGATGCAGCAGGGACCGCATAACTTCGAGGATTTTGCCCAGCGACTAAAAAATCACTTGCCTAAGCTCGATGTTATTCCCGTCAATTATGCGAAACGACTATTCGATATTTCGGCCACTACGCAAGCTAATGAGCAGGGCCAGATTCAGGTGCGCCTGAGTAAGCTGGATTCAGACAGCCGTATTTTCTACACGACCAACGGCAAAGAACCAAACGAGAAAAGTACCGAATACATCGGACCCATCACGCTCACGAAAACGACAACGATTCGGGCCATGACTCAGACTGGAGGGACGCCCACGGGTGGACGGCTAACCCAAACCTTTACGCTTCATAAGGGTAAGAACAAACCCTATACCTATACGATCGCTTCAGATCTTAATAGTGATCCCAAAACAACCAAACTGACCGACGGTGTTCGGGGAGAAACCCCACGGGATCGGCGTCAATGGGCCAGTTTCTCCGGCGATATGGATGTGATGGTCGATCTGGGCGATGTGACGAGTGTGACGAAAGTCTCGCTGAATTTTTTGAAGATTATAATGAGTAGCAGCTTCCCGCCAGCGTCGGTTGATATTGCTATTTCAAAAGATGGTAAAGACTTTAAGGAAGCTATTTCTCAGCCCGTTACCTATGATCTGAATGGCCCCTGGGATATTTTGCCCGTTGTCGCCGACTTCAAGACGGCGCGAGCGCGTTATGTACGTGTCCGGGCGAAAAACGCGGGTATTTGCCCCGCAGGCCATCCCAACGCAGGCGGAAAAACCTGGTTCGCCACGGATGAAATTGTTGTGGAATAA
- a CDS encoding NAD-dependent deacylase produces MKKIVVLSGAGISAESGIPTFRASDGLWENHRIEDVATPEAWQRNPALVQDFYNQRRKQALSVMPNAGHLALVKLEEKYDVTVITQNVDNLHEKAGSSKVVHLHGELFKSRSSIDESLVYDVDGWEIKQGDLCKKGSQLRPHIVWFGEAVPMMDVAVDITQEADIFIVVGTSLNVYPAAGLVYAVRNGVPIYVVDPNMPTMQKRPNVTFIAEPATIGLTELAETLLAKADTE; encoded by the coding sequence ATGAAAAAAATCGTTGTTCTATCTGGCGCAGGTATTAGTGCGGAGAGCGGGATTCCAACCTTTCGGGCATCGGACGGGCTTTGGGAAAATCACCGGATCGAAGATGTGGCCACGCCCGAAGCCTGGCAACGGAACCCGGCTTTGGTACAGGATTTTTACAATCAGCGCCGGAAACAGGCGCTTAGTGTAATGCCCAATGCGGGGCATCTGGCGTTGGTGAAATTAGAGGAGAAATATGACGTGACGGTTATCACCCAAAACGTTGATAATCTGCATGAGAAAGCGGGTTCATCGAAGGTGGTTCACCTGCATGGTGAGTTGTTTAAATCGCGCTCATCGATCGATGAATCTTTAGTTTATGATGTTGATGGGTGGGAGATTAAACAGGGTGACCTCTGTAAGAAAGGCTCCCAGCTTCGGCCACACATTGTCTGGTTTGGTGAAGCTGTACCCATGATGGATGTAGCCGTAGACATCACCCAGGAGGCCGATATTTTCATTGTTGTGGGCACCTCGTTAAATGTATATCCAGCGGCTGGCCTGGTCTACGCCGTTCGGAATGGCGTGCCAATCTATGTCGTAGACCCAAACATGCCCACCATGCAGAAACGCCCGAACGTCACCTTCATTGCCGAACCAGCCACCATCGGGCTGACAGAGTTGGCGGAAACGCTATTGGCAAAGGCAGATACAGAGTAG
- the ribA gene encoding GTP cyclohydrolase II RibA → MIVKLAEGNLKTKFGEYREVLFYDGQNESIALLMGDVDGAEEVLCRVHSSCLFGHAFNSIECDCREQMEISQQLIQQEGRGIVIWLDQEGKGNGHFALLKSVEYKRIGLAQADAYEAVGFKRDARDYRVAADILNELGVKSIRMLTNNPKKVDTLTKYGIRVAGIKATEL, encoded by the coding sequence ATGATTGTTAAACTTGCTGAAGGAAACCTTAAAACCAAATTTGGTGAATACCGTGAAGTTCTCTTTTACGACGGGCAAAACGAATCGATTGCCTTGTTAATGGGTGATGTGGATGGGGCAGAAGAGGTATTGTGCCGGGTTCATTCGTCCTGTCTGTTCGGACATGCGTTTAACAGTATCGAATGTGATTGCCGGGAGCAGATGGAAATCTCTCAACAACTTATTCAGCAGGAGGGAAGAGGCATCGTGATTTGGCTCGATCAGGAAGGAAAAGGAAATGGTCATTTTGCCTTACTAAAAAGCGTTGAGTATAAACGAATAGGACTGGCTCAAGCCGATGCGTACGAAGCGGTAGGGTTTAAACGAGATGCCAGAGACTACAGGGTAGCCGCCGACATCTTAAATGAACTGGGCGTTAAGTCGATTCGTATGTTGACGAACAATCCCAAAAAAGTAGATACGCTTACAAAATATGGTATTCGTGTTGCTGGCATCAAGGCAACAGAATTGTAA
- the pucL gene encoding factor-independent urate hydroxylase, whose amino-acid sequence MKLTLKKNAYGKNAVNLSKIIRHPNYHEFRQISVNVSLEGDFETAHTLGDNSKIVPTDTQKNTVYALAKEHFVDSIENFGLYLANYFITNNPQVSQATVHIIEHPWARMAFDGEPHHHAYVGGGSEKRTTTLVQTTEAIRVTSGIKDLLILKTTDSGFEGYVKDQYTTLKETADRIFATQCEANWVYTSHNLDFTSLFGKIRETLLKTFAHHKSLSVQQTLLAMGSAVLEENQEVSEISLIMPNKHHIPFNLEQFGMDNQNEIFIATDEPYGYITGTVTRE is encoded by the coding sequence ATGAAGCTCACCTTGAAAAAAAATGCGTACGGAAAGAATGCCGTGAACCTGTCAAAAATCATTCGGCACCCTAACTACCATGAATTCAGACAGATCTCCGTCAACGTATCGCTGGAAGGAGACTTTGAAACGGCCCACACGCTCGGCGACAATTCAAAAATAGTACCTACCGATACGCAGAAAAACACGGTGTATGCGCTGGCCAAAGAGCATTTTGTGGATTCTATCGAAAATTTCGGCCTCTATTTAGCCAATTATTTTATCACCAATAATCCGCAGGTATCGCAGGCCACCGTCCATATTATCGAGCATCCCTGGGCTCGCATGGCCTTCGATGGAGAGCCGCATCATCATGCCTATGTGGGTGGCGGTTCTGAAAAACGGACAACAACCTTAGTACAGACTACCGAAGCAATTCGTGTGACCTCGGGCATCAAAGATCTGCTGATTCTAAAAACAACCGATTCGGGATTTGAGGGCTACGTCAAAGACCAATACACAACCCTGAAAGAAACGGCCGACCGCATTTTCGCGACCCAATGCGAGGCCAACTGGGTGTACACTTCCCACAACCTTGACTTTACGAGTCTGTTCGGCAAAATCCGCGAAACGCTACTAAAAACCTTCGCGCATCACAAGAGTCTGTCGGTGCAGCAAACGTTGCTGGCTATGGGATCGGCCGTCTTGGAAGAGAATCAGGAAGTAAGCGAAATAAGCCTGATCATGCCCAACAAACATCACATCCCGTTTAACCTGGAACAGTTCGGCATGGACAACCAAAACGAGATTTTCATAGCCACCGACGAGCCGTACGGGTACATTACGGGAACGGTGACGAGGGAGTAA
- the allB gene encoding allantoinase AllB, with product MIDRAIKGNKICTPEGIRKAVVLLKDGLIADVLPEVPQGFNAEVIYIGDRVLMSGVIDPHVHINEPGRADWEGFNTATRAAIAGGLTTLVDMPLNSSPVTTTAEAFDQKMAATKGQLHTNCGFWGGLVPGNTDDIELLINKGVLGFKAFLTHSGIDDFPNVTEADLRKAMPIIAKHGLPLLVHCELSTDEKLATGDARSYANYLSSRPKEWEDKAIDRMIRLCEDYNCRTHIVHLSSANSIESIDKAKQKGLPLTVETGQHYLYFTAETIRDGQTQFKCAPPIREKENNDQLWEALRSGIIDFVATDHSPAPPDLKQMESGDFMKAWGGIASLQLALPVLWTAARQRGFMVTDIARWLSEKPAQLAGLDHRKGRIAKGYDADLIVWNPEKSFVVSTDSLQHKHKMTPYLNEELFGVVEQTYLGGELVFKDGSFVVLNSGKFIVHRGTENTEK from the coding sequence ATGATCGATCGTGCCATCAAAGGAAATAAAATCTGTACGCCAGAAGGAATCAGAAAAGCCGTTGTTTTACTAAAAGACGGTCTGATTGCTGATGTTCTACCGGAAGTACCACAAGGGTTCAATGCCGAGGTCATCTACATCGGAGATCGTGTGCTGATGTCGGGCGTCATTGACCCGCACGTCCACATTAATGAACCCGGTCGAGCGGATTGGGAGGGTTTCAACACGGCCACGCGTGCCGCCATTGCGGGTGGCTTGACCACGCTGGTCGATATGCCTTTGAACTCATCGCCCGTAACGACAACTGCCGAGGCTTTCGACCAGAAGATGGCGGCCACTAAAGGACAACTCCATACGAACTGTGGTTTCTGGGGAGGCCTTGTGCCGGGCAACACGGACGACATTGAACTGCTGATCAATAAAGGCGTATTGGGTTTCAAAGCGTTTCTGACCCACTCCGGTATCGACGATTTCCCGAATGTGACAGAAGCCGACCTGCGAAAAGCGATGCCAATTATTGCAAAACATGGGTTGCCTCTACTGGTTCATTGTGAATTATCGACGGACGAAAAACTGGCCACTGGTGATGCCCGTTCATACGCGAACTACCTGTCTTCCAGACCGAAAGAATGGGAAGATAAAGCCATCGATAGGATGATTCGGCTTTGCGAAGACTACAATTGCCGGACGCATATTGTCCATTTGTCGTCGGCTAATTCCATTGAGTCCATTGACAAAGCGAAACAAAAAGGCTTGCCACTCACGGTCGAAACGGGGCAGCATTACTTGTATTTCACTGCTGAAACCATTCGGGATGGGCAAACGCAGTTTAAATGTGCGCCACCCATCCGCGAAAAAGAAAATAACGACCAATTATGGGAAGCGTTACGCTCCGGAATCATTGATTTTGTCGCTACTGATCATTCACCCGCACCACCCGATTTGAAGCAGATGGAAAGTGGTGATTTCATGAAGGCCTGGGGGGGCATCGCGTCCCTACAACTGGCTTTGCCCGTGCTCTGGACAGCTGCCCGCCAACGCGGTTTCATGGTAACGGATATTGCCAGGTGGCTGAGTGAAAAACCGGCTCAATTAGCGGGATTGGATCATCGAAAAGGGCGAATTGCAAAAGGCTACGATGCCGATTTAATCGTCTGGAATCCTGAAAAATCGTTTGTCGTTTCAACAGATTCCTTGCAACACAAGCATAAAATGACGCCGTACTTGAACGAAGAGCTATTCGGCGTTGTCGAGCAAACGTATCTGGGGGGTGAACTGGTTTTTAAGGATGGAAGCTTTGTTGTGTTGAACTCCGGAAAATTTATTGTCCACAGAGGCACAGAGAACACAGAGAAATAA
- a CDS encoding allantoate amidohydrolase, giving the protein MNVMIDYLLRAENVLNKINELASISDDPACVTRTFGTVAFQQGSALIQRWMQTAGLQTRVDAIGNVRGRLTSSIAGAKTFVIASHMDTVVNAGKFDGPLGVIMGLDLLEQLRQSGKALPFHLELIAFSDEEGVRFHTTYLGSKVVAGSFDTSLLAKKDESGTALSEVIQAIGGGIDQLPADAIAPDDWLGYVEIHIEQGPVLYERNVPVAVVTAIAGQKRVEIKFRGMAGHAGTVPMDMRQDALCAAAEFILEVERFGNATKQNLVATVGKLNVVNAASNVIPGDVHCSLDVRSNDETVLASAYQTLQLTCYAIGEKRGVPVTWNLIQETDPAACDILLTELLAKSINESGYELIDLVSGAGHDGVPISQVAPVCMLFVRCFKGISHNPLEDVEVSDMAATLQVADRFINHLIDNFLSFRPQED; this is encoded by the coding sequence ATGAACGTTATGATCGACTACCTGCTCCGAGCTGAGAACGTACTGAACAAGATTAACGAACTGGCATCAATCAGTGATGATCCTGCCTGCGTAACCCGTACGTTCGGGACCGTTGCGTTTCAGCAGGGGAGTGCCCTTATTCAGCGATGGATGCAGACTGCTGGCTTGCAGACGCGGGTCGATGCCATTGGTAATGTCAGAGGCCGGTTAACAAGTTCAATAGCGGGCGCTAAAACGTTTGTCATTGCCTCGCACATGGATACGGTCGTGAACGCCGGAAAGTTTGATGGACCATTGGGCGTAATCATGGGGCTGGATTTACTCGAACAACTCAGACAATCGGGTAAAGCGCTGCCGTTTCATCTGGAATTGATTGCCTTCAGCGATGAAGAAGGTGTTCGCTTTCATACGACATACCTGGGTAGTAAAGTCGTTGCCGGTTCGTTTGATACGAGCCTGTTGGCTAAAAAAGATGAGTCGGGCACGGCACTGAGCGAAGTCATTCAGGCAATTGGTGGTGGTATCGATCAACTGCCAGCCGATGCGATTGCGCCTGACGATTGGCTAGGCTATGTTGAAATACACATAGAGCAAGGACCTGTTCTATACGAACGAAATGTGCCTGTGGCGGTTGTGACAGCCATTGCGGGTCAAAAACGAGTGGAAATTAAGTTTAGGGGTATGGCTGGCCATGCTGGAACCGTGCCCATGGATATGCGGCAGGATGCGCTCTGTGCTGCTGCCGAATTCATTCTGGAGGTCGAACGATTTGGGAACGCAACTAAACAGAACCTGGTGGCTACGGTTGGTAAACTAAATGTAGTGAATGCCGCCAGTAATGTTATTCCCGGCGACGTACATTGCAGTCTGGATGTACGGAGCAACGATGAGACCGTTTTAGCGTCGGCCTACCAAACGTTACAGTTGACATGTTATGCCATTGGCGAAAAACGGGGCGTTCCGGTTACGTGGAATCTGATTCAGGAAACCGATCCAGCAGCGTGTGACATTCTACTGACTGAATTACTAGCCAAGTCGATAAACGAGTCTGGTTATGAATTAATTGACTTAGTGAGTGGCGCTGGGCATGATGGCGTGCCGATTTCGCAGGTTGCTCCGGTATGTATGCTATTCGTGCGTTGTTTTAAGGGCATCAGCCATAATCCGTTGGAAGATGTTGAAGTAAGTGATATGGCAGCTACCCTTCAGGTTGCTGATCGATTTATAAACCACCTTATTGATAATTTTTTGTCATTCCGACCTCAGGAGGATTGA
- the allE gene encoding (S)-ureidoglycine aminohydrolase — MEISALTRSVVKRNHAVISPDGYINSRVPGWDNCTVNVIINEQMGANLCQTLITLKEDGKLVGATKQSQLFFYVISGQCTATVSGMGKTLKTGQFVYIPIGNDYLIDNPEVGTQLLTFHKLYEKLEGYNVPSVLFGDAATIAGPSYMGDPALRLQVLLPDDLSFDMAVNIFTYDPGGHLPLVETHIMEHGLIYLQGQGVYMLDQNWYPIKKGDSIWMAPYCQQWFTAMGKEPAVYIYYKNVNRFPTTI, encoded by the coding sequence ATGGAAATTTCAGCACTTACCCGGTCCGTTGTCAAACGCAACCACGCCGTCATTAGCCCCGATGGGTATATCAATAGTCGCGTACCTGGTTGGGACAACTGTACGGTAAACGTCATCATCAATGAGCAAATGGGCGCTAACCTGTGCCAGACACTCATTACGCTGAAGGAAGACGGTAAACTTGTTGGCGCGACTAAGCAGTCTCAATTGTTTTTCTATGTCATCAGTGGCCAATGCACGGCAACGGTGAGTGGGATGGGAAAAACGCTGAAAACGGGCCAGTTTGTGTATATTCCTATAGGCAACGACTATCTGATTGATAATCCGGAAGTAGGCACGCAATTGCTGACATTCCATAAACTCTACGAAAAACTGGAAGGCTACAACGTTCCGTCGGTGCTGTTCGGCGATGCGGCAACCATCGCAGGGCCCAGTTACATGGGCGATCCAGCCTTACGGTTGCAAGTGCTGTTGCCCGATGATTTATCGTTCGACATGGCCGTGAATATTTTCACCTACGATCCCGGCGGACACTTGCCACTGGTCGAAACCCACATCATGGAACATGGCCTCATTTACCTGCAAGGGCAGGGCGTGTACATGCTCGATCAGAACTGGTATCCGATCAAAAAAGGCGATTCAATCTGGATGGCGCCGTACTGTCAGCAATGGTTCACGGCAATGGGCAAAGAACCCGCGGTGTACATTTACTACAAAAACGTAAATCGGTTCCCAACGACAATCTAA